A portion of the Manihot esculenta cultivar AM560-2 chromosome 2, M.esculenta_v8, whole genome shotgun sequence genome contains these proteins:
- the LOC110609412 gene encoding deSI-like protein At4g17486 isoform X2: MRLFPLNSSASSSSSLDKEQSNGVSNRARLYLNVYDLTPVNNYLYWFGLGIFHSGIEVYGMEFGFGAHEYPTSGVFEVEPRSCPGFIFRRSLLLGSTNLSCSEVRSFMEHLSAKYHGDTYHLIAKNCNHFTDEVCVQLTGKHIPGWINRMARVGSFCNCLLPESIQITAVRHLPDHPAYSDDDGLESIVSSVSAESAGEDSDHHLLTIPNGDVAFLKEKPVRLARDLM, encoded by the exons ATGCGGTTGTTTCCGTTGAACTCCAGCGCCAGTTCGAGTTCAAGCTTGGACAAGGAGCAGAGTAATGGTGTGAGCAATCGCGCGAGGTTGTATCTAAACGTTTATGATCTTACGCCTGTAAATAACTACCTTTACTGGTTTGGCCTTGGGATCTTCCATTCCGGCATCGAAG TTTATGGTATGGAGTTTGGCTTTGGAGCCCATGAGTACCCTACCAGTGGGGTATTTGAGGTGGAACCAAGAAGTTGTCCAGGCTTCATCTTCCGACGGTCACTGTTACTGGGCAGCACCAACTTGTCCTGTTCGGAAGTTCGGTCATTCATGGAGCATCTTTCTGCAAAATATCACGGGGACACTTATCATTTGATTGCTAAGAATTGCAACCACTTTACTGACGAAGTCTGTGTGCAATTAACAGGAAAGCATATTCCTGGATGGATAAATCGCATGGCACGAGTAG GTTCTTTCTGTAATTGTCTGCTACCAGAAAGCATTCAGATAACAGCAGTTAGACATCTTCCTGATCATCCAGCATACTCAG ATGATGATGGGTTAGAATCTATTGTATCATCTGTCTCAGCAGAGAGCGCAGGAGAGGATTCAGATCATCATCTCCTCACTATACCTAACGGTGATGTTgcttttttaaaggaaaaaccAGTGAGGCTAGCAAGGGACCTCATGTAG
- the LOC110609412 gene encoding deSI-like protein At4g17486 isoform X1: MRLFPLNSSASSSSSLDKEQSNGVSNRARLYLNVYDLTPVNNYLYWFGLGIFHSGIEVYGMEFGFGAHEYPTSGVFEVEPRSCPGFIFRRSLLLGSTNLSCSEVRSFMEHLSAKYHGDTYHLIAKNCNHFTDEVCVQLTGKHIPGWINRMARVVSGSFCNCLLPESIQITAVRHLPDHPAYSDDDGLESIVSSVSAESAGEDSDHHLLTIPNGDVAFLKEKPVRLARDLM, translated from the exons ATGCGGTTGTTTCCGTTGAACTCCAGCGCCAGTTCGAGTTCAAGCTTGGACAAGGAGCAGAGTAATGGTGTGAGCAATCGCGCGAGGTTGTATCTAAACGTTTATGATCTTACGCCTGTAAATAACTACCTTTACTGGTTTGGCCTTGGGATCTTCCATTCCGGCATCGAAG TTTATGGTATGGAGTTTGGCTTTGGAGCCCATGAGTACCCTACCAGTGGGGTATTTGAGGTGGAACCAAGAAGTTGTCCAGGCTTCATCTTCCGACGGTCACTGTTACTGGGCAGCACCAACTTGTCCTGTTCGGAAGTTCGGTCATTCATGGAGCATCTTTCTGCAAAATATCACGGGGACACTTATCATTTGATTGCTAAGAATTGCAACCACTTTACTGACGAAGTCTGTGTGCAATTAACAGGAAAGCATATTCCTGGATGGATAAATCGCATGGCACGAGTAG TTTCAGGTTCTTTCTGTAATTGTCTGCTACCAGAAAGCATTCAGATAACAGCAGTTAGACATCTTCCTGATCATCCAGCATACTCAG ATGATGATGGGTTAGAATCTATTGTATCATCTGTCTCAGCAGAGAGCGCAGGAGAGGATTCAGATCATCATCTCCTCACTATACCTAACGGTGATGTTgcttttttaaaggaaaaaccAGTGAGGCTAGCAAGGGACCTCATGTAG
- the LOC110609407 gene encoding nudix hydrolase 8 isoform X1: MELKLLDFQSVSLSELAIFGRTYWSPFSTLRHTAGVRFSTGSCRGISVKVSSSSTSNGTYLSKKPVSSDDQEKTAPEKYLYRINGANGSNSSLFSGRMKVLDAFDDEYGGVVVDSKNLPKNSDDFASALHFSLSHWKITGKKGIWLKLPLERSELVPIAVKEGFQYHHAEPAYVMLTYWLPEEPCMLPANATHQVGVGGFVINDKNEILVVQEKFCAPSFFGLWKIPTGFIHESEEIYTGAVREVKEETGIDTEFIEVVAFRHAHNLAFDKSDLFFVCMLKPLSTQIIVDDLEIQAAKWMPLLEFVKQPLIEGDSMFKKIIDICIARLGKRYCGLSKHQLVSKFDGRLSCLYYNVIDAADVNCRGN, translated from the exons ATGGAGTTGAAATTGCTTGATTTTCAATCGGTGTCCTTATCTGAGTTAGCTATATTCGGAAGGACGTACTGGAGTCCTTTTTCGACTTTAAGGCATACGGCAGGTGTTAGATTCTCAACTGGTTCTTGCAGAG GGATATCTGTGAAGGTGTCTAGTTCAAGTACTTCAAATGGCACTTATCTTTCAAAGAAGCCTGTTAGTTCAGATGACCAAGAAAAAACTGCACCTGAGAAATATTTGTATCGGATTAATGGAGCAAATGGTTCTAATTCAAGTCTGTTTTCTGGGCGTATGAAAGTGCTTGACGCATTTGATGATGAGTATGGTGGTGTAGTTGTTGACTCAAAAAATCTACCCAAGAATTCAGATGATTTTGCTTCTGCTCTTCATTTTTCGCTTTCTCATTGGAAAATAACG GGAAAGAAGGGAATTTGGCTTAAGTTGCCACTGGAACGATCAGAGCTTGTTCCCATTGCTGTAAAG GAAGGTTTCCAGTATCACCATGCAGAACCAGCATACGTGATGTTGACTTACTGGCTTCCTGAAGAACCTTGTATGCTTCCAGCTAATGCTACACATCAGGTGGGCGTGGGAGGATTTGTCATCAATGACAAAAATGAG ATTCTTGTAGTACAAGAGAAATTCTGTGCCCCTTCCTTTTTTGGTCTTTGGAAAATTCCAACTGGTTTCATTCATGAG TCAGAGGAGATTTACACAGGAGCAGTGAGAGAAGTCAAGGAGGAAACTGGT ATTGATACCGAGTTCATTGAAGTTGTTGCATTCAG GCATGCTCACAACTTGGCTTTTGACAAGTCAGATTTATTCTTCGTTTGCATGTTGAAACCCTTATCAACTCAAATCATTGTTGACGATCTTGAAATTCAAGCAGCTAAG TGGATGCCCTTGCTTGAGTTTGTGAAGCAGCCATTGATTGAAGGAGACAGCATGTTCAAGAAAATAATAGATATTTGCATTGCTCGGCTGGGCAAACGTTATTGTGGATTATCTAAGCATCAATTGGTCTCCAAATTTGATGGCAGGCTATCCTGCCTATATTATAACGTTATCGACGCTGCAGATGTCAACTGCAGAGGCAATTGA
- the LOC110609407 gene encoding nudix hydrolase 8 isoform X2, which translates to MELKLLDFQSVSLSELAIFGRTYWSPFSTLRHTAGVRFSTGSCRGISVKVSSSSTSNGTYLSKKPVSSDDQEKTAPEKYLYRINGANGSNSSLFSGRMKVLDAFDDEYGGVVVDSKNLPKNSDDFASALHFSLSHWKITEGFQYHHAEPAYVMLTYWLPEEPCMLPANATHQVGVGGFVINDKNEILVVQEKFCAPSFFGLWKIPTGFIHESEEIYTGAVREVKEETGIDTEFIEVVAFRHAHNLAFDKSDLFFVCMLKPLSTQIIVDDLEIQAAKWMPLLEFVKQPLIEGDSMFKKIIDICIARLGKRYCGLSKHQLVSKFDGRLSCLYYNVIDAADVNCRGN; encoded by the exons ATGGAGTTGAAATTGCTTGATTTTCAATCGGTGTCCTTATCTGAGTTAGCTATATTCGGAAGGACGTACTGGAGTCCTTTTTCGACTTTAAGGCATACGGCAGGTGTTAGATTCTCAACTGGTTCTTGCAGAG GGATATCTGTGAAGGTGTCTAGTTCAAGTACTTCAAATGGCACTTATCTTTCAAAGAAGCCTGTTAGTTCAGATGACCAAGAAAAAACTGCACCTGAGAAATATTTGTATCGGATTAATGGAGCAAATGGTTCTAATTCAAGTCTGTTTTCTGGGCGTATGAAAGTGCTTGACGCATTTGATGATGAGTATGGTGGTGTAGTTGTTGACTCAAAAAATCTACCCAAGAATTCAGATGATTTTGCTTCTGCTCTTCATTTTTCGCTTTCTCATTGGAAAATAACG GAAGGTTTCCAGTATCACCATGCAGAACCAGCATACGTGATGTTGACTTACTGGCTTCCTGAAGAACCTTGTATGCTTCCAGCTAATGCTACACATCAGGTGGGCGTGGGAGGATTTGTCATCAATGACAAAAATGAG ATTCTTGTAGTACAAGAGAAATTCTGTGCCCCTTCCTTTTTTGGTCTTTGGAAAATTCCAACTGGTTTCATTCATGAG TCAGAGGAGATTTACACAGGAGCAGTGAGAGAAGTCAAGGAGGAAACTGGT ATTGATACCGAGTTCATTGAAGTTGTTGCATTCAG GCATGCTCACAACTTGGCTTTTGACAAGTCAGATTTATTCTTCGTTTGCATGTTGAAACCCTTATCAACTCAAATCATTGTTGACGATCTTGAAATTCAAGCAGCTAAG TGGATGCCCTTGCTTGAGTTTGTGAAGCAGCCATTGATTGAAGGAGACAGCATGTTCAAGAAAATAATAGATATTTGCATTGCTCGGCTGGGCAAACGTTATTGTGGATTATCTAAGCATCAATTGGTCTCCAAATTTGATGGCAGGCTATCCTGCCTATATTATAACGTTATCGACGCTGCAGATGTCAACTGCAGAGGCAATTGA